The following are from one region of the Strix uralensis isolate ZFMK-TIS-50842 chromosome 4, bStrUra1, whole genome shotgun sequence genome:
- the LOC141942185 gene encoding interleukin-8-like codes for MMGKAVAAVLTLLLISAVGTKGKALPRSAIELRCQCVGTHSKFIHPKFIHNVNLIPSGPHCKNVEVIATLTDGREVCLEPTAPWVKLIIKAILDKANAKPETVS; via the exons ATGATGGGCAAGGCTGTGGCTGCTGTCCTGACTCTTCTCCTGATCTCAGCGGTTGGAACAAAAG gTAAGGCCCTGCCACGTTCAGCAATTGAACTCCGGTGCCAGTGCGTAGGCACCCATTCCAAGTTCATCCATCCCAAGTTCATTCACAACGTGAACCTCATCCCCAGCGGACCTCACTGCAAGAACGTTGAAGTCAT AGCTACCCTGACAGACGGCAGAGAAGTGTGCCTGGAGCCCACTGCTCCCTGGGTGAAGCTGATCATCAAGGCAATTCTGGACAA ggCAAACGCCAAACCTGAGACAGTGTCCTAA